TGACCGTAACAAgccagcaggaaggagaagacaGGGATTAAACAAAGCTAAGAAATCGGTCAGGAGAATTTACATAGTTTTCCCATTAAAATGCTCATTGGCAAACTGCCCTGACACCTGGCAGGAAAATTCCCTTTAATGTGTCTGGAAGAGTTCAGACCTTTCAGTACCTGACGTGGACTGCTGAGAAGGTGCAGTAAGGTTCTTCTTCAGGAGCAGAACTTGCTTACATCTTCTTCAGAGGAGCTTGTATTCAAGgacttgctttttaaaaagaaagcccaGGCCCACTTCCAGGAGCCACTTAATGTAAGAGCCAAGACCGACTGCAgagcttggatggggcttggagcaacctgctctggtggaagaTTGGTTGGACCTCACTTCACACCATTGGTGAGGCAGAGAAGAGTGTGTGTAATGGAGGAGTTGAATGGTTGAGCACAGCAAAAAATTCCATGCCCAGTTTTGTTACCACTTGGTATTTCATATTTATGCAGTATTTTTGCCCTGTGTTGCTCCCCTGTGAAGGGCTGAAGATGCACAGCTAGCACAAGCATCCATTCCTGTGGCTACGTTTCTAGTGGCTATGTCTTTATTTTACTACCTATGTTTGACTTGCATTAGGAAAACAGAGCTAAGTTACTCCAGTGGAGATCAAGTGACCTCCTGTTTCAGCAGGATCTTTCTTCTGCGTTCATACCACACATCTGATAGAGACTCCATCTCGATCCCGAGTCAAGTCCTGAGTTCAAGTGGATGCTGTGTATGTTCAGGGTTTTAGATGGAGCAGTGGCCTTATCATTACAGCCTTATCAACAACATGTAACTGTGTATAAGCTGTAAGCAAGCCAGAGAGCACTGATAGGTATCAAGGCTGGCTATGCGTGCCTGGGCTTAGTGCCATAATCCTGGATGACCAAGCGTGGTGGATTCAGAAGTTGGCAGAGCAGGATACAGCATTTCCCAACCTTACACGAGCACAGAGCTCAGGACAAGTCCCACTGTTTTTGCTGTAAATTTAaaggggttttttatttctccatttctttatCTATCTTACTTGCTTGGCATGATACTTGTGCTTCAGTTCAAACTGTGGGAGGCAGCTGGGATGTAATACATCATGTTTAAACAGTACTGCAATATCAGAAATcactgttctggttttggctgagcCTTTATCTTTTCTGTTGCAGAGCCATAGCCCTGCCCCTCAGTAGCAAACTGGGTGTGAGAGACAAGCAGAGACCAAAAGCTCAGCCTAACCCTGTGTTGGAAGCGTTCTACAGTACACGCTGCAAGAACCCTGGCGAGGTAAgtcctttcttcctttgctttcctttagaTTTAGCCTTTGTGTTTTACTATTTtgcacagaatcacacagaattcTGAAGCTGGGTAATGCCACTCATATTTGGAAGCTCGATGAAGCAGCAGGAACCACTAAAGCACTGGCCACCCAACACCAGGAGCCAGGGATGTTCTGCTCTCTGAGATCTTTACCCTAAGACCAGAGAGCTTGCTGCAAAATGCCTTAGATTGACCAGATTTGGGTTTGTCAGGAGCCTCCAGCTGGGCTCTGTGCTGAGTCAGACAAGATGCCCATATTGCCACATCTGACCCTTCAGGGTGGCTCTGAATCCTGCTTTCTCACATCTTTTCCAGGGCCAGCTGCTCGGTTTGGCCAAGCAGTGCGACCTGCCACTGAGGAAGGTGGAGAGGTGGTTCCGGCGCCGGAGGAACGCGGACAGACCCAGCCTGTCCAAGAAGTTCTGTGAGGCctggtgagcagcagcacaagccaTGAGCAGCAGGGGCCTTCCACCAGAGCTGAGTTCTGTGGGCAGCTCgctgctccccagcctggcCTCCACCCCTATGCAGAGagcatcccagctccagcatcTTCCCAACCTGCCCTCCACCCCTATGCAGAGAGCATCCTGCGGCTTTCCTGCCCCACATGTGTTGCAGTTCTGCAACTCTCTACTGCTTCTCTGTTACTgaaacagagctgcttttcccatGTATTTCCACTCTCAAGTCTCCTTTTACTCCTGTCTCACCTTTATTTCTTATAGTACttctggttttgactttcgaAGTCGGCATTCTGTTTTGAATGTACCTAAAAAACTCCCTACTACTTTGCATCTTACTGcttcttgctgctttgctgcctcCAAAATAGCCTTTCTGTTGCCTTCCCTGTGACTTCTCTTTGCCTCACTGCAAGCTGATTCCTTCTGCTGCATCTTTTCTGCAACTGTTCTGCACGCTGTTGCTGTCAGAAGTCACAAGCAGTGGGCTAGATTTTATTCTGCCTAAAATGTCCTAAAGTGTGTAACCATAGGGTAGGCATCAACTTTGAGCTAATCCCCTTGTGCTCCACTTAGCACTCAATCTCTCATTCAAAACCCCTGCTTAAAACCCCTCATTTATTTATAGTAGTCCAGGTAATTGCAGCTAGAAATACAAAATCCATGGACAAGGAGTTGTAAAGCAATCTGCTTCATCTCCTTCCATGAAGATGCAATCTAAGTTCTCCCTGCACTCAGCTGACTTGCAGTAAATAAGAAACAGTAAATACTTGTGTGACTCAACTCAGTGAGGATGGAGTCCTCCCACCTGCCCTCTGTCACCATGCAGAGTGTGTAGAAGGAATCTCTGTGATGTAGTAGGTTGGCACAGGTTATGTCTGGCTTGATGCTCCTGGGGGTGTCATTGGTAGGTAGGGTCTTGCTCTCTCTCAGAATGGAGTTACTTCTGATTTGTTATGGAGATGTTTGGAAATGTAAGGACTGGTTTAGACAGTTTGACTCCTTTGAAGATTTcatatgttttgtttgttaacAGCTTGGTTATCCCACTGGGGTGAAATTCCCTTCATTCCTTATGATGTATGTTCAGGTGACCTGCCTCTCTCCACTGAACTTGCCAAGCAATTCAGATGTATTTGTATGTGGGTTTAATGTGGTTAAACCATCAGCAGCTTCTGACTGAGCTCGAGCATGACATACTCATTACTTCAGATGATAATGAATTAAGCATGCCCTATCTCCAAACCTAGGAGAGAGACTGGTGTTGTTTGACTGCCAGTGCTGGGAAGATTTGGAATGATTATCTGGGAGATTTTAGCAGGATTCTTGTGTTTTTATCTTTAAAGCAGAACTATGGCTCTTTGTGACCTGGTGGATGTGCTAGTGACATGCAAAGATCTTACGGGCAAACGTTGAACATATTGCTATACATCTGCCTTCATAGTGCCATTCTTTGAAAGGGTAGGGTTGATCCAGAGAACTGCAGGGGGGGTGGTTAATGAATGGCCTTCTAACCgactctgttttctttgtttgtagCTGGAGGTTTACATTTTACATCAGCTCTTTCATCACTGGACTCGCTGTCCTGTACGATGTGAGTACACGAGCAGTGCCACCTGCTGTTCTCCCCAGCCAGTGCCTGCAAGAACGGCAGATTGTCTTGTCAAACATGTCCTTTCAGACCTTCTCATAGAGGTTTTCCCACCAGGTCAGTGTGTATCCTCTGCACAGCACATTTATGAGACCACACACACAGATTGGACCGTGCTTGTTTTAAATGCTCCAGCTCAAACCCAAGAGGTTTCCTCTTCTGGCAAAGCAGAGCACTTATCTCACAGTAGGCCaccagaaaacagcttttcttgctGAGAGTAGAGGAATGATGAAATTCAGGGACCTGGGGTTTCTTTCTAGTTCAGGTAACACAGTCCGCCATAGTTTAGAGTTTTTGCTTAGTCCTCTCTGATTCCATATCACacttctctctctcctggttCTGTACCTGTGTCTGCAGTAAATCCTGCTCCCAACCCCACTTCCAGCCAGCAGGAGTCATTACCACTGCTTGTAAAAGCCCCTGCTTCCCTCCTGTACTGCTCATGCACCAGGAGGTGCTCAGTGGGAGAAGAAATACCTCCTTAGCTCTGCTATGGGGAGCCTTGTAGAACTGTTCTAGACAATCACCCTTTCAGATGCAGCATAGAATATGTTCCATCACTGTATGCTCTGATCAAATCTGGACAGGGCAAAGGGTCAGATCATGCTCTGTGCAGGAAGAACTTTGTGGGACTTTAGTTGCCATGGTTTTGTGGAAGCTTCTAAGTTGTCAGGTTCTCAACTGCCAATTTGATCTGAAGTGTGGACACAGTCGGATCTTGTCAGAGGTTAATTACTTAACAGACTGCAGCATGAGTCTCACATTTAGAGGAGAAACTATGTTCTTGACTCACaagttttcagcctttttacCACATTTAAGTGGTGGTATCCAAACCACAGAGATTCTTAATGAAATAGTTGTAATTTAATACGCTCAAAACATCATCACCCCAAACTTGTAGAACAAGTTGGTATAAATCTTTTTGAGCTATTTTATTTGGGACTGGGCTGTGAGAGCTCAGCTCAATAGCCACAAACAGGTAATGTCACAAGCAGCTGCAAGTTCTTGTAGTGGAAACCTCTTTGCAACCGAATTCCAGACAGTGTGGCCATCTCTGCCTTTAATAAAACACAGCAAGGTTTGTAGTAGTAAAACTGAAGGAGTTAGGTGGGTGTTGAGAGAAGAATTCTTCTGGCATTCTCACATtcatgttgtgttttctttgcagaagcCTTGGCTTTGGGACCATAGAGAATGCTGGACAGGATATCCACAACAGGTGAGTCCTGCAAGAGGGAAAACTGCTGTTATAAACCATGTACTGTCTTTGCAAATCAGGTTATGCTAGTGACAAAAGAAAGAACACTGAACTAAATTGCTCAGGAATCTGCACAGTGctaaagaaacacacaaaatattCAGGATCTTCCTGGTGGTTCCTTAAAAGTTCCACATGAGTCAGCAAAATGGAATTTCCCCAGCAATTTGCTTTTGCCTCAGCACAGATGACATTTCGTAAGTAACTGTGTTGTTCAGTGGAAGTATTCCCCCCTGAAGCTGCAAGAACCAGTTTGGTTGCTTTGGTTTCTGATGTTCTTTGGCCTAGGAAGGAGCCTTCACTTCCAGCCCTTGCTCTGCTTTACCTGATGTGTAGTTCActgtctctccctccctcaCAGCCCCTCCAGTCCTCCCTGTTCTGGTACTACATGCTGGAGCTCTCCTTCTACTGGTCACTGGTCTTCACCCTGCCCTTTGATGTGAAGAGGAAGGTGAGTGGTAAGGCTTAGGGAAGAATCAAGCACAAACAGGCTGAAAGCTGGGGACAGTGATCTTCAAGagcagtgtttacaaatatgtaaagggtgggtgtcaggatgatggagctaggcttttttcagtgatatccagtgacaggacaaggagcaatgggtgtaaactggagcataggaggttccacgttaacatcaggaagaacttctttactgtaagagtgacagagcactggaacaggttgcccaggagggctgtggagtctcctatgttggagatattcaaggcccgcctggacaagttcctgtgtgatgtactctaggttaccctgctcttgcaggggggttggactggatggtcttttgaggtcccttacaaccctcaggattctgtgattctgtatagTGCTGCTCTGAGGTTCTGGGGGACTCTTTCCTTGCTCCTTCCCAGGACTTTCCATTCCCAGTTACTGGCTTTCCTCTCCTCTGGGAAGCAGAGAATACAAACCCTGACACAGAAAGGCACAAACTGCTGCAGAGTCCACAATCTGGGGGCACTGATGActaagaggggaaaagaggtgATTCTCTGCCAGTTAAGCTGCATGTGCACGTAGGTGCCAGTGCCCCACAGAGAGGGTGCTGCATGGTTACATACAGGAGCATTGGGGCTGCAAATATACCCTTGTAAATAAAGAGTGATTGAGTCTCCATCATCGAGAAGGGGATATGAAATGATTGTGCAAACTGGTAGGAACTGGGGCACTGCTTTGTGATGGAAAGGAATCTCTCTTGATGTTGAATCATTGCCTTTTATTCCTCTGTCTTGTGATTTGTATCATCATGGGGCCATTactgggggagggagagagtgTTCTTTGTTGCAGGATCCTTGGTTTACACCATAAACTGGTCTCTTGGTTGCCTGTGTTTCTGGAATGTGGTAAAAGAGTTCTATGGGTAATACCTTATAGTGGAGGTTTCTTAGTTGGTGGGTGGAGAGATTTAAGCTACACTATGGATTCTGTTCACTGCTGTCCTCTTTCTCATCAGGATTTCAAGGAGCAGATAGTCCATCATGCTGCAACCATCTTCCTGATCAGCTTCTCATACTGTGCCAATTACATCCGCATTGGGACCCTGGTGATGATCATTCATGATGCTTCTGATTGCTTCCTAGAGGTGAGCTCCACAACTTACATGCCAGACCATGGTGCTCCTCAGCCAAAGGGTGCCTTCTGACCTAGCCCAGTGTGGGCCTGGCATTATGGTGTTTCCCAGCTAACTCAGTACTGATATGACCCAGCCTAGGGTGCCCTGCAGCCAGCCAGGAAGAGGCATGATTGACTGCATGCAGATAGTGTCATATCTGGCTCTTTAGCACCCTGGAGCACGTGCAGATGCACTCACTGTCTTGGCCTGAGGTTTTAttgttctttctccttccagccAACTAAGATATTCAATTacatgaagtggaaaaaaacttGTGACAGCCTCTTTATGATCTTCTCAGCTGTTTTCCCTCATCAGCCGCCTGGTCGTTTACCCCTACACGTGAgtctgctgcaggagagggaaaTGGAAAAGCTGCCTTCAGAGGGACAGGGTTGTTCAGCTGGGTGCTGAAGCTTTTGCTGCAGCCTTTGCTTTTCAGGCCTTGAGCATGTGTCCCTGCCCTTTTGCACAGGCCGCAGTGGTGCACGGctcttgcagctgccctggggTAGAGTAGGGTGTCCTGCCTTGGAATTCATAGAGTAGTCTTAAAGTCCTGAAGAATATTGCAGATGAGGAGTCCTTGGCTCTACCCTCTTATTCCTGGGGGGAAATTGGGAGTTGGCTCATATGTGTTGTATATATGAAGGTGATTGCCCTTAAACTTCCTCTGTGACAAGAGCTTTCTAGGGCTTAATTACAGCCATAGTAACAACATACTTTCCCTCCACTGCAACACCCTCTCTTTTGCAGAGTGCTCTATAATACCTACTATTACTCTATGGAGATATTCCAGCCCTTCTTCGGATACTACTTTGTGAACGTTCTCCTGGTAATTCTGCAGCTGCTCCACATCTTCTGGTCCTGCCTAATTATTCACATGGTCTACATGTTCATCCTCAGAGGCACGGTATGGATGGGTTTGTAGTCCCCTGTGCATCACATGAGGGGGAGGATCCACCTCAACTGCTTGCTATCAGTCCTAGCAGTTGCTCCAGGATGATTTGCATTTGTGACAAAACTAAGAGGTTAAGACAGGGAAAGTTGTGATTGGTGAGGGCAGTGCAAAAGTGCTTCCCCTATAGTACAGGGTTTGTAATGACAGCATTACTGacatcacagaatggctgaggttggaaggtACCTCTGGAAGTTTCATCCATATTCCCTGGCTCACTTAgaagcaggttgcccaggaccatgtcctgACAGCTTCTGAGTatttccaaggatggagactccagaACCTCTCTGGGCATCTTGTGCCAGTGCTCGAtcaccctctcagtaaagaagTGTTTCCTGACGTTCAAAGGgagcctcctgtgtttcagtttgtgcccatggccccttgtcctgtcactgggcactgCTTCTAAGAGCCTAGCTGGACCTCCCTTTCAGATGTTAATATACATTGATAACacccccctgagccttcccttctccaggctgaacagtcccagctctctcagccttccctCATCCATGACATGCTCCAGTCCATTCCTCATCTTCGTGGCCCTTCACTGGGCTCTCTgcagtatgtccatgtctctcttgtactgaggagTGCAGTACTGAACCCAGAGCTTCAGGTgaggcctcaccagtgctgaacACAAGGGAAGGATCACCTTGTCCTGCTGGTGATGCTCCTCCTAATGCAGGCCAGGAACAGCAAGGGCACGTTGCTGGCTCGTGTTCAACTTGGTGTCTGCCAGGACTTCCAGGTTTTTCCTAGAGAAATTGCTTGGCCCCAGCGTGCTCTGGTGTCTGCAGTTCCCACTTTCCCCTGTTGCACTTCACAAGGTCTCTATCAGCCCACTTCACCACCCTgccagggtccctctggatggcagcacaatCCTCTAGCATATCAGCCACTCCGACCAGCACATTTGCTTAGGGTGCACTGCCCCATCATTAATACATGTTTCATATGGATTGCCTTACAGTGCTGTAGATGTCTGCAGGGTAGCTATTTCTGTCTAAACTAGCTGTCTGGGCTGTTTGGAGCAGTAGAGAAGTCCAAACCGTAATCCATTCAGTGTTGCACTCAGGTAGTGCTGTTCATAAGTCACAGAGCAACCCTAGATGAAAGTCTGAGATGCAGCTGTATAAACTTAAGGGAAGGGCCTCCCACTCTTCCTGACCCATCATTTGCTGTGAGACCAAACTGCTGCTCAGCGTGAAATTCTTCCCAAAATCAAAGGCATGACCTAATGGCGTTTAAATTGGCCACATGCTGAAGATACAGTCCAGAAGTAAAGTCAGTGCCTTGTGGGAGCTGACCTCATAGCCCAGGATGAGTTGTTTTATTAGTATCCAACTGGGGAATTCTGTGTTATgggaaatgagaaaatgcaTTAAAGGCTCCTCTTCATCCATATtgtccccttttcctcccttaaCGTTGTGCAGAGCAAATTCCTTGCAAACCAGGAAACAGAAATTTCACAGGGCAGAAAATTAAGACAGTTGAAGATGCCCTTTTACTATTTTCCTAATTCCTGGCCAGAGCAGTGAGCTCAAACTGCAGCCATCCAGGCCAAGCATGGTGAGAAGCTATTTCCTTGGCCTTTTTGCAGCATGTGAAAGAGCCTCTCCCGTCCTCCTTCCAAATGTTTATGCCCAAAGCACCAGTACGGATCTCCTCAGTTTCCTGTCATTGTCCTCAGTCCTGGCCATCTGTGTTTTGGTGCTGTTTCTCAACCAGGACTGTAATTTGTAATGGTTatcaggccaggttggacacaggggcttggagcaagctgctctagtggaaggtgtccctgcctgtggcagggggttggaatggatgagccttaaggtcccttccaagccaaaacgttccatgattccatgatcacAGCTAGGATTACCTAGACTGAAATCAAAGAGACAATCTTGTTTCCAAAGGTGATGTAAAAGCTGAAAGGACACAGTAGAACTGTGTGCCAAAGGCTGAGGCACACGTTCATCTGAGGCAGCAATTGCACGCTCATCCTGTGGCTCAGCCAGCACTACTTCTTGTGCATACTTGTGTGTTGTATTGCTTCTCATTTATATGTTTCTTCAGATGGAAAAGGACATGAGAAGCGACACAGAAGAAAGTGACaaggatgaagaaaaagaaaaggttatggaaaaggaacaaaacgGGATCACATATTTCAGCAACGTCACAAGCAACAGTTACATCCAGAGGAATGGCTCTGAGCCACTGAACAGCAGAACCCATCTCACCAATGGCCATGTCAAGGAAAGATAGCTACTGCGCCCATGCTTCGGATCTGGTCTGGCTTTACCCCAGTTCAGTGTCTTTAGAAACAGTTTTGCTTATTGTATAAATAAATTGGAGTGCAATTGCAGTATCATAGCTGAATTCCTGCTTCCTGCAAACAGACGTGTTTAAGGTCAGTGATAGCTGAAGGAAGTTTTTGGTCTTTCTTCAATACAAGCTTACTGTAGCTGGTAGCCTTGAAGCAGATAGAAAGGGATCAAAGCGGTTTGCCTTGGGTTAGGCTGTGCCACAGTTGTTGTTAAATGTGTTAATCttgaaaaatgctttataaaaccaacaaaaaagagGTGGATAAACTCTGACAACGTCAAGTTTTAACCCCATAATGCTGTTTAAAAGGATTCTGCTTAGCCTTTACCAGCCCCTGGAGGCCCTGTCCCATTGCCACTAATGGTTACGGCTAACGTGTGTGAGACTCCAAATCTGAATGTGGGGAAACCTTTGAGAAGACAGGTGCCCATACACAGAAGATAAAAACCGAGCATAGTGAAATGGAAGCTTTGGAAACACACAGGAGAATACGTTTGCTTCCCAaaggaaatgctgctgtgtGCCCTGTGACCAGTTTTGTAGTGTTATGGGTCTCAGTCCCTtctgttatcagcattattgCCACAAAAGTGGGAACTCCAAAGGCCAGATTGAGAGAGTGCCCACCCAAATCATagctggaagagctggaaaatCCAGAGAACTGTGTCTCAACTGTCAGGTAATCCTTTAAACGTGCCTTGGAGgtaaaggcagcagcaggagggaggtgaCAAGAAACGAGGTAATCTAGCAGTCCACACTGATTTAAGTGCTCATGCTCTCACCTAGTGTGACTGGCACAGCAGGAAATGTTTAGAGTCAGCTTGTGGCAAGAAGGGAATACATTTCCCCTATCCTCAGAGGAAAAAGGATCCAGAGAAGGTCTGCTGAACCTTATGGAATAGTGCTTTAATGTGGCCTTCTAACTCTAGGGCCTTAGCCTAGATGTATCGAGAAAAGCAAGTTTAAAGCAGTAGTCCATGAAGTCATGATGCAGTTCTGATTCAGTTTGTTTAGATGTCTTAGATCTTACATCCTGGGTAGTCTTAGACTTCAAATTCTGTAATACCTTAAAAGAGTTAAATTCGTATGACATGAATTTCTGGTTTATAGATCAATTACTCTATGAAACCAAAGTATTTACAGATTCATTGCAACGAGTGCAGGGACTTTGACTGCCAAGGCCATGCTGATGCTTTCCTGTATGTGTCCAGTAAGAACCAGTGCTCACTGGGGAAGGACATGCACCAAGGAAACACATCACTTGAGAAGCATGTGTTTAAAAGGCAAGTGACAGCATAGAAGAGGGTTTTCAGCAACCCACTTGGTTCACCTGAGATGTGGCTGAGAGAGCTTTGATCTGAGCTTGTATGTGCTCATCTTGGGTTTCACTTAAAATCACTTCACAGGGGGAAAAGTGGTTCCAGCATGGGGGATTCCAGGGCAGTAACGTGCTCTGGGAGGAGAGCATCTGTTCCTGCATCAtcctttgcattcatatttGCTGAAGATAGTTTGTCTCTGAAGCCTTGAGCTAATCTGACATTTAAAGCACATGTTCTGTATCCTGTCATGTTCCTTTAATCTGAATCTGCAGCCTTGCCACTCCTCTGCAGGTGATGTGTGCGGGAGGGGTGGTTGTGGATCATTTTGTACTACTGATTGTAAGCAGTCTTTATAAATGACTTTTGAAAGGTTGGAGTGTCTGGGCTCTTTTGTGCTTTAACCAGCAGGAGGTAACCTGCCTTGGTCGCACCTTACTGGTGGATGTGTGACAAGACACATGCAGCATGCACAGTGAGGAGGCTGCATACCCAGGACATGCAGCCACATTGGGCTATGCCAACAGAGAACACCTCATTTGGTTTCAACTAGGTGAAGATGTGTTGGGTCCTGGAACAAGGGACACCTTGGGGCACCCCTAGACCTAGGGGCAGGTTCCTTGGTACTGCCAAGGCAGTGGCAAGTCCAAGACTGCAGTACTGGGGAGATGCTTTGGACTTGCAAGAACAGGAGGACAGGAGAtgaatgtttgtttttcatagaatcatggaatgggtttggttggaaaggaccttaagaccacccagttccaacctcttgccacgagcagggacacctcacactaggccatgtcacccaaggactgcaggggggtctcaTGAGACATGACCATAAACCCATTGGTTAAGAGGTTTTGCAGAAACCTCTTGAGGAGGTACAGGAGGGGACCTCAAGGATGCTCTGGATTCAGATAGCACTATTCTGCTTGAGTCTTGCTGCATGGGTTCTTTGCGATAAGGGGCATTGTTCAAGGTCACTGTGCAAACTCTCTGTGTAATAGCTTGGTCTAAACACTTTGGACAAGTTCACTGTGTGGAGTCGGTGAGCTGCTGCTTGTACTGACTGCTTATTTAGTGCATTGAGATTGAGGATGATCGAAGACGTGACAGCCATCTAGCTTTGAACGGGAGCTCATTCCTTCCCCCATCTCTTACTAAAAGCACACAGTTACATACATACAAAATACTGCCAGCATTCTGGAATTTAATCTTAAACTTGAACTAATGAATGATGTGGCTTTGGGGAAATCAGTGGGTTTGTTCCCAGGAAGTCTCAAGCTTTCCTATGGTTTTGATTTGCAGAAGTGAGAAGTATTGTAATGGATATgtgtaggcagatagggcctggcAGCCGGAAGATATCGTGCTGTACAGAAAGATAAGATccctctccaggtagccaatagcatttaggtgatgataccagttttacGATGCAAGCAGACAGAAATGACATCCTAAACCTAGGCTATATAACACcatgttctctctcaataaacaCCATTTGCCgtccaccacattggtgtctgtgagcatttggaccGAGTGACCCAAGGGGGGGGCCGTGAcgctgttcctgaaccaggtcCTCACGCCTCTCGAAGGCAACAGATATGGGTTCAAGGTTCCTCTACTGCTTCTTGGTGTTTAGTCAGTGTTTGAAGCAATTTTGGTtgttcctcctttttcctcctcatcctccagGCTCTTTGCTTGGCTGATTCACTGAGGCAGGTGCCAGTTAAAAGTGTGGGATTTTGGttacacagctctgctgctattgctgctctgaaagcagcaggaaagacTGAAGAGCGAAGCAGGAGGGGAGAAACCATACCTTATTTTTAGCACAAGATTGCCTTATCTTGTATTTACCCTGttggggaggggtggggggggggataaTGTTTCCAGAGACCTCCCAGAGGCAAAGGCTGAGTTAATTTTAACTGCCTGGCAGTCAAGAAGCATGGAGCCTGCACAAGAACCGGAGGAGCTGGGACCTCAGACAGAAGCGGCTGCAGACACAGTTCTGGAGGTGGGAGGGAGCCTGTTCCAGGTCAGCCGCAGGGCCCTGTCCACCCACAGCCCTTACTTCGAAGCCATGTTTTTCGGGGGAGCACGAGAGAGCTCTGAGCACCACATCGTGATCAGAGGGGTTGAGGCTGTGCCCTTCCGGGCACTGCTCGAGTTCACTCGCACAGCACAGGTGCTCATAGAGCAGGAAACCGTC
The DNA window shown above is from Melopsittacus undulatus isolate bMelUnd1 chromosome 19, bMelUnd1.mat.Z, whole genome shotgun sequence and carries:
- the CERS4 gene encoding LOW QUALITY PROTEIN: ceramide synthase 4 (The sequence of the model RefSeq protein was modified relative to this genomic sequence to represent the inferred CDS: deleted 1 base in 1 codon); protein product: MAHSLYEWLWHHEFWLPPGITWEDMQESEDVHYPQPRDVLLSIPFALILVVIRRVFERAIALPLSSKLGVRDKQRPKAQPNPVLEAFYSTRCKNPGEGQLLGLAKQCDLPLRKVERWFRRRRNADRPSLSKKFCEACWRFTFYISSFITGLAVLYDKPWLWDHRECWTGYPQQPLQSSLFWYYMLELSFYWSLVFTLPFDVKRKDFKEQIVHHAATIFLISFSYCANYIRIGTLVMIIHDASDCFLEPTKIFNYMKWKKTCDSLFMIFSAVFLISRLVVYPYTVLYNTYYYSMEIFQPFFGYYFVNVLLVILQLLHIFWSCLIIHMVYMFILRGTMEKDMRSDTEESDKDEEKEKVMEKEQNGITYFSNVTSNSYIQRNGSEPLNSRTHLTNGHVKER